The following coding sequences lie in one Nitratireductor mangrovi genomic window:
- a CDS encoding helix-turn-helix domain-containing protein, whose protein sequence is MITAAQMRAARALAGMDQKTLAEHAGVSLPTIQRMEASEGVVRGVVDTLVKVVQALDEAGVELIGDNQPSGGGGRGVRLKNPPSGA, encoded by the coding sequence TTGATCACGGCAGCACAGATGCGGGCCGCCCGGGCCCTGGCGGGTATGGACCAGAAGACGCTCGCCGAGCATGCAGGGGTGTCGCTGCCGACCATCCAGCGCATGGAAGCCTCCGAGGGTGTGGTGCGGGGTGTGGTCGACACGTTGGTCAAGGTGGTGCAGGCGCTCGACGAAGCCGGCGTCGAATTGATCGGCGACAACCAGCCGAGCGGGGGCGGCGGACGCGGCGTGCGCCTGAAGAACCCGCCGTCAGGCGCTTGA
- a CDS encoding LysR family transcriptional regulator, producing MDANPTLDQLQIFIAVADAGGFSAAARRLNRAQSVISYGISNLEAQLQVQLFDRDGTRVPQLTEAGRALLTDARRILAGLEGMRARAGGLRQGLEAEITLAVDVTVPAEALAEVLRAFETEYPTVAIRLHVGALGVVYDQVMRQLADLGISGSATIEDETQIVTASVGASSMIPVAAPDHPLAVAGTPVPPELVREQTQLVITDLTDQTRGKDFGVLSYRTWRLTDMGMKRALIAAGLGWGGLPYAMAQKDIQDGRLVWLDIESYPERAFPLYAIHHVRRTPGPATRWMIERFRLALAACDAHRDIARQSA from the coding sequence ATGGACGCAAATCCGACCCTCGACCAGTTGCAGATCTTCATTGCGGTCGCCGATGCAGGCGGCTTCTCCGCCGCGGCAAGACGGCTCAACCGTGCGCAATCGGTGATCAGCTACGGCATTTCGAACCTCGAGGCGCAGCTTCAGGTGCAACTGTTCGACCGCGACGGGACGCGGGTGCCGCAACTGACGGAGGCGGGAAGGGCATTGCTGACGGACGCGAGGCGCATCCTTGCCGGCCTTGAAGGCATGCGGGCGCGCGCCGGCGGGCTGAGGCAAGGGCTGGAGGCCGAAATCACCCTTGCGGTAGACGTCACCGTGCCGGCCGAGGCACTGGCGGAAGTGCTGCGGGCTTTCGAGACCGAGTACCCGACCGTTGCGATCAGGCTGCATGTCGGCGCACTCGGCGTCGTCTACGACCAGGTGATGCGACAGCTCGCCGACCTCGGCATCAGCGGCAGTGCGACGATCGAGGACGAAACGCAGATCGTGACCGCCAGCGTCGGAGCCTCGTCGATGATCCCGGTCGCGGCGCCCGATCATCCGCTAGCGGTAGCAGGGACACCGGTGCCGCCCGAACTGGTGCGGGAACAGACCCAGCTCGTCATCACCGACCTGACCGACCAGACCCGCGGCAAGGATTTCGGGGTGCTTTCCTACCGCACCTGGCGGTTGACCGACATGGGCATGAAGCGGGCGCTGATCGCTGCCGGCCTCGGCTGGGGCGGGCTACCCTACGCAATGGCGCAGAAGGACATCCAGGACGGTCGCCTGGTCTGGCTCGATATCGAGTCCTATCCCGAGCGGGCATTCCCGCTCTATGCCATCCACCATGTGCGGCGCACGCCGGGCCCGGCGACGCGCTGGATGATCGAGCGCTTTCGTCTCGCACTCGCCGCCTGCGACGCGCATCGTGACATCGCGCGGCAATCGGCATAA
- a CDS encoding FMN-dependent NADH-azoreductase: protein MSSILLVTSSPRGDASVSTRAASAIAEALARRTADARIVHRDLAAHPLPHIDQDFAVAVKAPADQLTADQAALLAASDEATDEFLNADAVVLASGMINFSIASTLKSWIDHVARAHKTFRYTAEGPEGLAGGKKVYVVIASAGTYTNGAAAAPMDFARPYLKSMLGFFGVTDVEFIDLEGVGLGIEPDEDILARALGKVPGAEFAVAA from the coding sequence ATGTCCTCGATTCTGCTTGTCACCTCCAGCCCCCGCGGCGATGCCTCCGTCTCCACCCGCGCAGCCAGCGCAATTGCTGAGGCGCTCGCCCGCCGTACCGCCGACGCCAGGATCGTTCACCGCGATCTCGCCGCCCATCCGCTTCCTCATATCGACCAGGATTTTGCCGTCGCCGTGAAGGCGCCGGCCGACCAGTTGACGGCCGATCAGGCTGCGCTGCTCGCGGCGTCCGACGAGGCGACCGACGAGTTCCTGAACGCCGACGCGGTGGTGCTTGCCAGTGGCATGATCAACTTCTCCATCGCCTCGACCCTGAAGTCGTGGATCGACCATGTGGCGCGCGCCCACAAGACCTTCCGTTATACCGCCGAGGGTCCGGAAGGCCTCGCCGGTGGCAAGAAGGTCTATGTCGTTATCGCCTCGGCCGGGACCTACACCAATGGTGCCGCGGCCGCGCCGATGGATTTCGCCCGGCCTTACCTGAAGTCGATGCTCGGCTTTTTCGGCGTTACCGACGTCGAATTCATCGACCTTGAAGGCGTCGGCCTCGGCATCGAACCCGATGAAGACATCCTTGCCCGCGCCCTTGGCAAGGTCCCCGGCGCCGAGTTTGCTGTTGCCGCCTGA
- a CDS encoding SulP family inorganic anion transporter: MSADLGRGGNSKSAESTLSHKLGDAEPGFRDLFTPKLITVLREGYGLSALRADAVAGLTVAIVALPLSMAIAIASGVSPDRGLFTAIVGGFLVSALGGSRFQVGGPAGAFIVLVAATVERHGVDGLLLATLMAGLFLVAIGLLRLGTYIKFIPYPVTVGFTAGIAVIIFASQLRDLFGLALPGAEPGPLVEKLPALWRAADTASPAAFAVAFFTVAVIVTLKRLRPGWPGMLVAIALASVFTVVLSLPVETIGTRFGGIPRLPPAPSLPPLGWEKIVAVLPDAVAFALLGAIESLLSAVVADGMTGRRHRSNCELVGQGIANVGSALFGGICATGTIARTATNVRAGARGPVAGMLHAVFLLGFMLLAAPLARFIPLAALAGLLAFVAWNMVERHAIAAIVRSSRGEALVLGVTFALVVFRDLTEGIVVGFLLGAVLFLDRMARSIAVEAHVPFMADDLADTANGARAAYDAEVGSSPDTVVYRITGAFFFGSAATVGAVLDRIADRSRNFILDCSAVPFLDTTAANVIAGAARKAHGAGVRFVVAGASPPVRRMLLRQGVRRPFATYAANVEEAQNSVAKVKRAVARRR; encoded by the coding sequence ATGTCGGCGGATTTGGGCCGGGGGGGAAACAGCAAGAGCGCGGAGTCGACGCTTTCCCACAAGCTGGGTGATGCCGAACCCGGCTTCCGCGATCTCTTTACGCCCAAGCTGATCACCGTCCTGCGTGAGGGCTACGGGCTCTCGGCGCTGCGCGCCGATGCCGTGGCCGGGCTCACTGTCGCCATCGTCGCGCTGCCGTTGTCTATGGCGATTGCGATTGCCTCGGGGGTTTCCCCCGATCGCGGACTGTTCACCGCCATCGTCGGCGGCTTCCTTGTTTCGGCTCTGGGTGGGAGCCGCTTCCAGGTCGGCGGCCCGGCGGGCGCCTTCATCGTGCTGGTGGCGGCCACGGTCGAACGGCACGGTGTCGACGGCCTGCTGCTGGCCACCCTCATGGCAGGTCTTTTCCTGGTCGCGATTGGTCTGCTGCGGCTTGGCACCTACATAAAATTCATTCCCTACCCCGTCACCGTCGGCTTCACTGCCGGTATCGCGGTCATCATCTTCGCCAGCCAGCTCCGCGACCTGTTCGGGCTGGCCCTGCCGGGCGCGGAGCCCGGACCGCTGGTCGAAAAGCTTCCCGCGCTCTGGCGCGCCGCCGATACGGCCAGCCCGGCCGCCTTTGCGGTCGCGTTTTTCACCGTAGCGGTCATCGTTACATTGAAGCGCCTGCGGCCTGGCTGGCCCGGCATGCTGGTGGCCATTGCGCTCGCCTCGGTGTTCACGGTGGTGCTGTCGCTGCCGGTCGAAACCATCGGCACCCGGTTCGGCGGCATACCGCGCCTGCCACCCGCGCCTTCATTGCCACCCCTCGGTTGGGAGAAGATCGTCGCCGTCCTGCCGGACGCGGTGGCTTTCGCGCTTCTGGGCGCGATCGAGTCGCTGCTTTCAGCGGTCGTCGCTGACGGCATGACCGGCCGCCGTCACCGTTCCAACTGCGAGCTTGTCGGGCAGGGCATCGCCAACGTCGGGTCGGCTCTGTTTGGCGGCATCTGTGCCACCGGCACGATCGCGCGTACCGCCACCAATGTCCGCGCCGGCGCCCGCGGCCCGGTCGCGGGCATGCTCCACGCGGTCTTCCTGCTCGGCTTCATGCTCCTTGCCGCACCGTTGGCGCGCTTCATCCCGCTGGCGGCCCTTGCCGGCCTGCTCGCTTTCGTCGCCTGGAACATGGTCGAGCGCCACGCCATCGCGGCGATCGTGCGCTCCTCGCGCGGCGAAGCGCTTGTGCTGGGCGTCACCTTCGCCCTCGTCGTCTTCCGGGACCTCACTGAAGGAATTGTCGTCGGCTTCCTCCTTGGCGCGGTGCTGTTCCTCGACCGCATGGCGCGCTCGATCGCCGTCGAGGCACACGTGCCGTTCATGGCCGACGATCTTGCCGACACCGCCAATGGCGCCCGCGCGGCCTATGACGCCGAGGTCGGCAGTTCGCCGGACACGGTCGTCTACCGCATCACTGGCGCCTTCTTCTTCGGCTCCGCCGCGACCGTCGGCGCCGTGCTCGATCGTATCGCCGACCGGAGCCGCAACTTCATCCTGGACTGCTCGGCTGTGCCGTTCCTCGACACCACTGCCGCCAACGTCATCGCCGGCGCGGCGCGCAAGGCACATGGCGCCGGGGTGCGTTTCGTCGTGGCCGGCGCCTCGCCGCCGGTACGCCGCATGCTTCTGCGTCAGGGCGTACGGCGCCCCTTCGCCACCTACGCGGCGAATGTCGAGGAGGCGCAGAACTCGGTCGCGAAGGTGAAGCGCGCCGTCGCAAGGCGCAGATAG